One genomic segment of Centropristis striata isolate RG_2023a ecotype Rhode Island chromosome 13, C.striata_1.0, whole genome shotgun sequence includes these proteins:
- the abi3a gene encoding ABI family, member 3a isoform X1: MMKEMKDQKFTDEVMKILDEAPNARKALLENYDNLLRVSEYCCSNYLQAGEGSMAALEETKNFTTQSLASVAYQISSLAGSVLSLLDAQTNQLRHMESSINLIGQTVEMHKEKVSRREIGVFTAVRRVPRSHKILPPPQPPARPPYSRRPINYQQLDSQGHGMKVSGKQLERTGTIRKLGASTRSTKPPEPVQCPVAPPVSGSSFGKAVAPPIIPCPPPPESDIISTLLEEAPPPPSEEEMSAEDGEVSGAVAPPPPPPPPPPDSSRQQVAPPPPPPPPTSEALTNHIAPPPAPPLSLETVVEEGFPPPSPPPPPPSDNDGFPSPPIDGAEIPAPPPPPPPPQEVDDLELPATPPPPLLDDQIRFDDLMPPLPPPVDYDTEAPPHYLEKVEALYSYEASKPDDLSLSEGDVIYLTHRHEDGWCEGFLHGNKGFFPENYVQSCG; the protein is encoded by the exons ATGATGAAGGAGATGAAGGATCAGAAGTTTACAGACGAGGTGATGAAGATTCTGGACGAAGCTCCGAACGCCAGAAAAGCTCTCCTGGAAAACTATGACAACCTGCTCAGAGTGTCAGAGTACTGCTGCAGCAACTACCTACAG GCAGGTGAGGGCAGCATGGCGGCGTTGGAGGAGACGAAGAACTTCACCACCCAGTCCCTGGCCAGCGTGGCGTACCAAATCAGCTCGTTGGCCGGCAGCGTGCTGAGCCTGCTGGACGCTCAGACCAATCAGCTGCGTCACATGGAGTCTTCCATCAACCTCATTGGTCAG acGGTGGAGATGCACAAAGAGAAGGTTTCCCGGCGAGAGATCGGTGTCTTCACTGCGGTGAGACGAGTCCCCCGCAGCCACAAGATCCTCCCGCCCCCCCAGCCCCCTGCCCGCCCCCCCTATAGCCGCCGGCCAATTAACTACCAGCAACTGGACAGCCAGGGCCACGGCAtgaag GTCTCTGGGAAACAGTTGGAGCGAACAGGAACAATCCGTAAACTCGGAGCCTCCACCAG gtcCACCAAGCCTCCAGAGCCGGTGCAGTGCCCTGTGGCGCCCCCTGTCAGCGG CTCCAGTTTTGGGAAAGCTGTAGCTCCGCCCATCATCCCCTGTCCGCCGCCGCCTGAGAGTGACATCATCAGCACGCTGCTGGAggaggccccgccccctccgtCAGAGGAGGAGATGTCAGCTGAGGACGGTGAGGTCAGCGgcgcggtggccccgccccctccaccaccaccaccgccaccTGACTCATCAAGACAGCAGGTGGCTccgccccctcctccccctcctcctactTCAGAGGCTCTGACTAATCACATCGCTCCACCGCCGGCTCCACCCCTCAGCCTGGAGACAG TGGTCGAGGAGGGCttcccccccccctctcctcccccccctcctccctctgataATGACGGCTTTCCTTCACCACCCATTGACGGCGCAGAGATaccggccccgccccctccaccgCCACCACCACAGGAAGTAGATG ATCTAGAGCTCCCAGCCACGCCCCCTCCGCCCCTATTGGACGATCAGATCCGTTTTGATGACCTCATGCCGCCCCTCCCTCCCCCGGTGGACTACGACACCGAAGCCCCCCCACATTACCTGGAGAAAG TGGAGGCGCTGTACAGCTATGAGGCGTCCAAACCTGATGACCTGTCACTCAGCGAGGGCGACGTCATCTACCTGACGCATCGCCATGAAGACGGCTGGTGTGAGGGGTTTCTCCACGGCAACAAGGGCTTCTTCCCCGAAAACTACGTCCAATCATGTGGCTAG
- the ifnphi1 gene encoding interferon phi 1, which yields MTSWIFRLLCLCGTLTSVLCCDWLTNYGHLSNKSLTLLQLMGGQLLDQDCPVPFPYRLYDRIKKDEVASQLLFVRDSLQLLAALYQHHNRSATNWDADKTDRFLMILDRQTDELNSCVSTNRTAGSRLEKYYRRLENSTLIRTGGSTASWELIRSQSVRHLQQLELLLAVIRDHQNSAASRRRSAASRRPSAASRRRSAASRRRSVVSRRRSAASRRRSAASRRRSAMTRPHKH from the exons ATGACCTCCTGGATCTTCAGGCTGTTGTGCCTCTGTGGCACCTTGACCTCTGTgctctgctgtgattggctgacaaACTACGGTCACCTGAGCAACAAGTCTCTGACTCTCCTCCAGCTCATG ggCGGCCAGCTGTTGGATCAGGACTGTCCGGTCCCCTTTCCCTACAGACTCTACGACCGCATCAAGAAAGACGAG GTGGCGTCCCAGCTGCTCTTCGTCAGAGACAGTCTGCAGCTGCTCGCTGCTCTCTACCAGCACCACAACCGATCTGCCACGAATTGGGACGCCGACAAGACGGATCGCTTCCTGATGATTctggacagacagacggacgaaCTCAACAGCTGT GTGTCGACCAACAGGACCGCAGGCAGCCGGCTGGAGAAATACTACAGGAGGCTGGAGAACAGTACTCTGATCCGCACC GGGGGCAGCACTGCATCCTGGGAGCTGATCCGGTCTCAGAGCGTTCGTCACCTGCAGCAGTTGGAGCTGCTGCTTGCCGTCATCAGAGATCATCAGAACTCTgcagccagcaggaggcgctctGCAGCCAGCAGGAGGCCCTCCgcagccagcaggaggcgctctgcggccagcaggaggcgctctGTGGTCAGCAGGAGGCGCTCTgcggccagcaggaggcgctctgcagccagcaggaggcgctctGCAATGACTCGaccacacaaacactga
- the ccdc103 gene encoding coiled-coil domain-containing protein 103, which yields MATSQSDVIDFSALDQELQAALESDRIHQNQNQAKLRAVSQGVPYSQFRDLVLASHLRPLEPKDKQASPWKQTWRSSDAHQ from the exons ATGGCGACCTCACAGAGTGATGTCATCGACTTCTCAGCGCTGGACCAAGAGCTGCAGGCAGCGCTCGAGTCAGACCGGATccaccagaaccagaaccaggccAAGCTGAGAGCCGTCAGCCAGGGAGTCCCCTACAGCCAGTTCAG GGACCTGGTCCTGGCGAGTCACCTGAGGCCTCTGGAGCCGAAAGATAAACAAgcgtcaccatggaaacagaCGTGGAGGAGCAGCGACGCACATCAGTGA
- the abi3a gene encoding ABI family, member 3a isoform X2: MMKEMKDQKFTDEVMKILDEAPNARKALLENYDNLLRVSEYCCSNYLQAGEGSMAALEETKNFTTQSLASVAYQISSLAGSVLSLLDAQTNQLRHMESSINLIGQTVEMHKEKVSRREIGVFTAVRRVPRSHKILPPPQPPARPPYSRRPINYQQLDSQGHGMKVSGKQLERTGTIRKLGASTRSTKPPEPVQCPVAPPVSGSSFGKAVAPPIIPCPPPPESDIISTLLEEAPPPPSEEEMSAEDGEVSGAVAPPPPPPPPPPDSSRQQVAPPPPPPPPTSEALTNHIAPPPAPPLSLETVVEEGFPPPSPPPPPPSDNDGFPSPPIDGAEIPAPPPPPPPPQEVDGTLTSRRSRRRRSPPAARSLSLRVRSGPASRCCYTRSLFLPAVQSLMIPPPPPYPPPHAPTPSPASSAFTLLPRSSSSSPRLCLPARLEHLDLELPATPPPPLLDDQIRFDDLMPPLPPPVDYDTEAPPHYLEKVEALYSYEASKPDDLSLSEGDVIYLTHRHEDGWCEGFLHGNKGFFPENYVQSCG, translated from the exons ATGATGAAGGAGATGAAGGATCAGAAGTTTACAGACGAGGTGATGAAGATTCTGGACGAAGCTCCGAACGCCAGAAAAGCTCTCCTGGAAAACTATGACAACCTGCTCAGAGTGTCAGAGTACTGCTGCAGCAACTACCTACAG GCAGGTGAGGGCAGCATGGCGGCGTTGGAGGAGACGAAGAACTTCACCACCCAGTCCCTGGCCAGCGTGGCGTACCAAATCAGCTCGTTGGCCGGCAGCGTGCTGAGCCTGCTGGACGCTCAGACCAATCAGCTGCGTCACATGGAGTCTTCCATCAACCTCATTGGTCAG acGGTGGAGATGCACAAAGAGAAGGTTTCCCGGCGAGAGATCGGTGTCTTCACTGCGGTGAGACGAGTCCCCCGCAGCCACAAGATCCTCCCGCCCCCCCAGCCCCCTGCCCGCCCCCCCTATAGCCGCCGGCCAATTAACTACCAGCAACTGGACAGCCAGGGCCACGGCAtgaag GTCTCTGGGAAACAGTTGGAGCGAACAGGAACAATCCGTAAACTCGGAGCCTCCACCAG gtcCACCAAGCCTCCAGAGCCGGTGCAGTGCCCTGTGGCGCCCCCTGTCAGCGG CTCCAGTTTTGGGAAAGCTGTAGCTCCGCCCATCATCCCCTGTCCGCCGCCGCCTGAGAGTGACATCATCAGCACGCTGCTGGAggaggccccgccccctccgtCAGAGGAGGAGATGTCAGCTGAGGACGGTGAGGTCAGCGgcgcggtggccccgccccctccaccaccaccaccgccaccTGACTCATCAAGACAGCAGGTGGCTccgccccctcctccccctcctcctactTCAGAGGCTCTGACTAATCACATCGCTCCACCGCCGGCTCCACCCCTCAGCCTGGAGACAG TGGTCGAGGAGGGCttcccccccccctctcctcccccccctcctccctctgataATGACGGCTTTCCTTCACCACCCATTGACGGCGCAGAGATaccggccccgccccctccaccgCCACCACCACAGGAAGTAGATGGTacct TGACTTCCCGGAGGAGTCGCCGCCGCCGCTCGCCTCCGGCCGCTCGATCTCTCTCTCTGAGGGTCCGCTCTGGCCCCGCCTCACGCTGCTGCTACACGCGCTCCCTCTTCCTGCCTGCTGTCCAATCAT TGATGATcccgcctcctcctccctaCCCTCCCCCGCATGCTCCCACCCCCTCCCCCGCCTCCTCCGCCTTCACGCTGCTTcctcgctcctcctcctcctctcctcgaCTCTGCTTACCTGCTCGCCTCGAACACCTGG ATCTAGAGCTCCCAGCCACGCCCCCTCCGCCCCTATTGGACGATCAGATCCGTTTTGATGACCTCATGCCGCCCCTCCCTCCCCCGGTGGACTACGACACCGAAGCCCCCCCACATTACCTGGAGAAAG TGGAGGCGCTGTACAGCTATGAGGCGTCCAAACCTGATGACCTGTCACTCAGCGAGGGCGACGTCATCTACCTGACGCATCGCCATGAAGACGGCTGGTGTGAGGGGTTTCTCCACGGCAACAAGGGCTTCTTCCCCGAAAACTACGTCCAATCATGTGGCTAG